The following proteins come from a genomic window of Populus alba chromosome 12, ASM523922v2, whole genome shotgun sequence:
- the LOC118044806 gene encoding RAF-like serine/threonine-protein kinase PRAF encodes MSIDCKAKTKPETLKFLCSYGGKILPRPSDGVLRYVGGLTRVLAVDRSISYAELMVKLGEFCGYSVELRCQLPDGDLETLISVKSEDELKSLIIEFDRSCPGSKIRAILSPPKSLKKISPPTSNASSIDFSPTKSFLNYHQSRSCSPPIGYKGRYSPSRRQESLCYNHQCCDYWH; translated from the exons ATGAGTATTGACTGTAAAGCAAAAACGAAACCAGAAACTCTCAAGTTTCTATGTAGTTACGGTGGTAAAATTCTTCCTCGTCCCAGCGACGGCGTTCTCCGTTACGTTGGTGGTTTAACCAGAGTTCTGGCCGTCGACCGTTCAATATCCTATGCAG agTTGATGGTGAAGCTAGGTGAATTCTGTGGATACTCGGTGGAATTAAGGTGTCAGTTACCAGACGGTGATTTGGAGACGTTAATTTCTGTAAAATCGGAGGATGAATTAAAGAGCTTGATTATCGAATTCGATAGATCTTGTCCTGGTTCGAAGATTAGAGCTATTTTGTCTCCTCCGAAATCGCTCAAGAAAATCTCTCCCCCGACATCCAATGCTTCCAGTATCGACTTTTCACCTACCAAATCGTTTCTCAATTATCATCAATCTCGCAGTTGCTCCCCTCCGATTGGATATAAGGGCCGCTACTCTCCAAGCCGTAGACAAGAATCACTGTGTTATAATCATCAGTGTTGTGATTACTGGCACTAA